A stretch of DNA from Methylobacterium sp. CB376:
GGCCAGTTGCCCGGTCCGCGGCGTAGGGGCGTAGGTTCAGATGACGCCGAGGCGCAGGAGCCAGGAGGGGTGGCCGTGTCGGCAGATGCCGTCCGGCTCGACGAGGCAGCCGTCCGTGGTCTCGGCGACGGCCTCGAACAGGAACTGAGCGAGGGTGACGAACCCCGGCTCCGGGGTGGTGGGCTCGGGCCAGGGCAGACCGGTGACGGGATCACGTGTGACGTGCGGGACCAGCGCATCTTCGGGATCGTCGGTGGCGAGGCAGGGGGATAGCTGGATCTGGTTCATACGGTGATCCTCCCCATGGTGCGGGCCGCGGCGGGGTAGGCCGAGAGCGGGCGGTCGGCGATGAAGTAGAGGTCACGCTCGACGGGTAGACGAAGGCGGCCCCGGAGGGCCGCGAGTTCGAGCAGGCAGACGTAGCCGAGTTCGGGCGAGCCAAGGCCGGCGTCGCAGAGGCCGATGGCACGGGTCGGCTCGGCCGGATCGAGTTCGATGAGGAGCCAGGTGGCGGGGCCGTCTGGCATGAACAGCTTCACCACGGGAGGTGGGTCGATCTCCTCGCCACGAGCGGTGCGGCTGCCGTTGGCGAGGAGCTGCTGACGAAGGGAAGCGGTGAGGAGCGGTCGGACCATTAGCGCACCTCCGGGGCCGGGCGGCGGGGCGCCGGGGAACGGGCTGACGTGCGGAGCGCGCCAACGGGTGCCTTGTCCTTGGGCCTGCGCGCCAGGCGAACAGCTGCTGTGCTTGATGAAGGTGCTGTCACGGATTCAGTGGGTCGCCGTCGTGGCCGGCGGGCAGGGCGAGCTTGGCCGCGCGATGAAGTGGCCACAGGGGCGGCGACTGCGTCCGCAACCGGTGTTGCTGACGAAGGGGGTGGCAGCAGCGCGACCGGTGCCCCGGCCGGCGGCGGATCGCGGTCGGGCGTGGAGGGCTCAGCTAGGACGAGGTCGAGGACAGGTCGCAGGTCGAGATACCGGTGCCAGAGGTAACCCGCCTCCGCGCCGCCGCCCGCCTGCGCCAGCGCGGAGACGAAGGACTCGAGCGTGAGGGCGGAGAAGCCGGTCGTGGCTGGCGATGAACCGCCGGGATCGGTGAGCTGGGTGGTGTAGATGCTGGTGGCGGCCGACACGCGCCGGTTCAGCTGTGGGGCGAGGACGAGGAGGTGCGCCCGCGGGGTTACGCCGTGACGAACAGCGAGCTGTGCGAGGAGGTGCAGGCGCCAGAACTGCTCCAGCAGGGTGGAGCGGAGCGCCGGACTGTCGGGATCATGATGAAGGGCAGCCTCGCGGCTGGCCTCGTCGTAGCGGGGGCGGTGCGTGGCGGCCGCCCCGGTGCAGCCTTCGCCGTATTTGACCTCGATGAAGACGGTGGCCCTCTCCCCTTCCGGCGTGATCACCGTCAGCGCAGCGTCGAAGGCGGTGCCGTCGTTCAAGTAGCGGGGATCGTGCCGGCCCGGCGAGGTTTCGAAGCGGATGCCGGTGACGCGGGTGACGAAGGCCGGCAGGAGCTGCCGGAAGACAGCCGTCGCCAGGTCGAGGTCGAGGGCCAGCGGGGCGAACAGGTTGTACGTGAGCGCCTCGGAGCTGAGCAGGTTCCGATGAAGGCGGTCGTAGTGGACGAGAGCGCCCTCCTCGCGCAGGACGAGGCTGCGGCGCACAAACTGATGCACCGTTGAGCTGATGAAGTTGAGGCCGTTGGCGGCGTCGGCTGGCCGGAGCGTGGAGCCGAGGAGGGCAGGAACAACGGCACGGCTGCCGCCCGTGCAATGAAGGCCAGCCGGTAAGCCTAGCACCGATTCTCGCCAGAGGGACTGGCGCAGGCGGGCGGCGGCGCGGAAGCGGGTGTCTGTGAGGATGAAGCAGGCGTGCTGACGAAGGAGCGCCTCAGGGATGAGGGGTGCGCGGGTGAGCGGCCGGACGAACGCCGACTCCGGTGCGGCATCTTCGGATGAAAAGCGGTGGTCCATGAAGCTGGCCTCGGGCTACGAGGAGAGACAGCCGGAGGTTCAGCGCTGCAGAACAGATCTTGCGAGCGCCGGCGGAAAGGCCGCCGGGAGCGAAGGTTGAGAGGTATGTTAGCTGGTGAAGCATAGGGGAGTGCCGAGGGCGCAGGGATGGCGAGCTGTACTTCCCTGTAGCCCGCTTGGCTGCGGAAACAGGCACGTAGCCGTCACCCTCCGCTGGATCTCCTCACTTGCCGGGGTTACAGGGGTTATGAAAGTATGTAGCCCGCGGGCCAGCGGGAACGCAGGCTGTTATAGGCCCACACACCCAGCGTTTTACAGAGACGCCGAAGCATCGAGCTTTATGGGCGGTGCGGAGATGCACTAGGAGTTGACACTCGGCTTGCGCGTTTGGGATGGCTGCTCACAACCCCTTTCAGGCTTTCGGAAGGTCTGCTGGCCGGCACCCTGCCGAACCTGCCGCCTCGAAACACGACGCAGGCGCGGACATCGTCAGCCTGAAACGATGCAGCGTCATCAGGGAGGCGCGTTCGCGGGTCCTATCGAGGAAGCAGCCCCGATGAGACCTGCGGTCTTGAGCATGGATGGGCGAACATGAATTCGTTTAAGTCGGTGATCGGCAGCGGACTGCTTGTGGCCGGTTTGCTGATAACAGCTGGGCCGGCTGTGGCGGCCGGGAGTGATGACGGTTTCGCAGCGTTCTGGACGCAATTCAAAGCTGCCGTGGGCAAGAGCGATCAGAAGGCGGTATCGCAGATGATCAAATTCCCGGTGTTTTACAACGATCTACGGCAAGCCGCTGATTTCCCCGTGATCTGGAAGGGTGCTTTCAACCCAGCGCAGCGGAGGTGTCTTGCCAAGGAGAAGACCGGCAAGGAAACCCAAGAGGGCAAGGTCGTTTATTCGGCTTTCTGCGACGACATCATCTACTACTTCAGCAAGGAAGACGCCGGCTGGAGATTAACAAATTTTGGCGTAAACGATTGATCAGCCTGGTCTCGGCCGGTGCACGAATAGCTGCGCTGGACGCTTTGCCGAACGGCCGCTTTCTGGTGTCTGGCCAATGGCCGACACCCACCCCGAGCAGACCTTCGTTGGTGGCGTTGGTGGCGTCTAAAATTTCCGCTCGGGGTCAGCCGCTGCCCCTTTAGGGATTCATGAGAAGCTGATTCGTGGCCTCATAAATCTCGCTGCGCCAGGCAAGTTGATGAAGCCAGCGCTTCGGGATAGCGGAGGCGCCGGAAAGAGCGCCAGCGAGCTGGCCGGTGACGGCGCCGATAGTGGCAGCGTCCTCACCAGGGACAGAGACCCGTCTTCGGCGCTGCTCAGTCGACCGCTGTCAGATTCCTGAGGCGGTGGAGGAGGTCCCGAAGCTTCTTTGACGGGGGCCCGTGACTGACGATCGAGACATCAAGGTCGGCCGCGATCATCAAGCGACACGCGCGCAAGATGGCATCATCGATCCAGGCATCCTCGTTCCCGAAGGCACCTCCGCCTAAACGGGTCAGGAGAACGCGGTTTGTGCCACCGCGTGCAGAGTTCAGGAGGCTGGCTAGCAGCGTCGCTTCATAGGCGGCTTCAAGAACAAGGCGTGCAAACGGTTCCCAAGCCGATGAAGCGATGTTCGAATAGGCCACGGGAAGGGCAGAGCAGAAGGCCTGGGTGACGAGTGGTCCCGGACCACGCGCGTCGGTCGCCTCGACATCCCAGTGCACCCCGATCCGAAGCAGCCCGCGCAAGGCATCGAGGGTCGCGGCGTCAGCGACCCTCAGATGCATGCTGATCGCAGACAAGCCAGCTTCCTTCGCGAGCGCGTAGCCATTCTGCATGCGCCAGAGTGCGGACATGCTCGTCCCGAGACGCCGAGCAAGTTCGAGGCCGAGGTCTGCCAGCGCGTCGAGCTGCCGATCGGCTGTCTGACCGGCTTCATCGGCGATGGGGACGAGGTAGTTGCGGTAGATGGTGGCCGCACCGGCTGCCATGGCACAGGCGGGGCCCTGCGTGCCGTCGTGCGCGTAGCCTGTGACGCCATCTTCGGGCGTCACGTCCGGCCCGACCATCTCCAGCAGGTTGAACTGCGAGGCGACCTGGAACAGAGCACCGCGGTTGTCCGGCATTTGGTGCAGTGCCCGCACGTCGCCCTCCACAATCGACAGCCGCAGGCGTCCCTGCCGACCGATGGCTTGGGCACGGGTACGCAGCTCGGACAAGGCGGGTAGTTCGAGCACTCCGACGGCGTAGCTCCGCTGCTTAGCATCCGAGCGGAGCCGTCCATCAACGACGGACAACCGCCGCTTCGTCTCCTCGTAGGTGGTCTCTTGGAAGCCGGTGAGCCGCTCGAACCAATCCATGAGTGCCTCGCTGAGCTCGTGGGGAGAGATGAACGGCAAAGGCTGGGCTTGGGAGCGCCCATGCAGGTTTGGATTTCCACGGAGATCCCGTTGCGGGTGGTTCAAGGTACGGGAGTTCCTGTGCACCGACGTGCCGTAGAAGGCGACGTAGCCGATCTCTCATCCGACGGGGCGGCTGCCTTGGTCATAGAGGAAGACTGTGACAGCAAAGGACCATTCCCGCTCGGCACGCAGGACAGCTTCGCGCACGGTCGTGTTGTAGGCCTCCAGCACGTGGAAGGCATTCGGTGCGTGCTCGAGCTCCGCCATGTCGAAGTGAAATGTGCCATCGGGCCGCTGAGCGCTGTCGTGAGCGGATGGTTCGAACACGGCATCGACCTGCGGGCACGTGCGGTCGGTGCGATGGTCGACGATGTTGCCGAGCATGAAGGGGCCTCCAAGAGCTGCGAGACATGAAGATCTCGGTCTGTGTGGAACAGCCGTAGCTTCAGCCAGGCGGGGCAGAAGTTGCGGGCGTCAGTGAGGATGAAGGCGGCGGGCCTGGATCGCCGGGAGGTCGCCGTCTGCCGGAGGGGCGGTGGGGACCGGCACGGCGACAGGGGGGAAGGTGCGCTCCTGGAGAGAGGGAGCGGCGGCGGCGTAGCGGGGAGTGCTCTGCGGCGGATGAGGTGATCCGCCGGAGGAGGGGGTGTCCCGTTGATGTAGCTCGGCAACCAGCGAGTACGCAGGCCAAATTGGCCCTATGCATACAGCGTTTTACAGACACGCGAATCACAGCGCTTCTCAACTCTGAGCGGCAGAGATGCGCCAGGAGCGGAGTCTTGCTGCCTCCCTGAGAGCGGCCGCGACCTGATCCGTGATCAGCAGGGGTTCGGAGCACAGCGCTCGTTATTCGTCAGAGCTTTAGGGCGCTGAGGGCGCACCGACGTCCATAGAGGGACGTCAAGTGAGAACAAGGATGAACGGTGAGAGACAGCGTGCCGGCGGATCGGATGATCCGCCGGTGTTGTGAGGAGTATGAGTGGATATAGTGACTGATACAGCACTTAAATAGTGACTGATACAGCACTTAAGCAGCACTTCATGCACATACATCCATAGCGCTTGAGTCTGCGCGTCGAGTCAGTGCCTATGTGTCTGCAGCAGGTTGAGTACTTGGCGGTCTGCTGATTTATCAGCAACGATAAGACCAGCTTCACCGAGACGAAGTGAGAGTGTCTCACTAGAGGACCAGCGTGCCAGCCGTTCCAAATGGATGAAGTCGATCAGGTGCATCTCCGAGGCCGCTGCCACAAAGGCGGGATCAAGCAGTGAAGCTTCGGGCTCGACTTGGATGGCGAGTTCTGGTCTGACGTCAGGCTCAAACTGCGACTTGGCCGAAAGCAGCATCTTGACCGGCGTGTTAAGCACGGCGCTGGCCACTGGAGGGTTGGGAAAGGCCACGCCTCCGAGGCGTTCACCGTGTTGAACCCGCAGGAAGTAGCGGAACGTCGTCAGAATTTGCCACAACTTCTCCCGATTAACTGCGGCATGAACT
This window harbors:
- a CDS encoding DUF2958 domain-containing protein, translated to MVRPLLTASLRQQLLANGSRTARGEEIDPPPVVKLFMPDGPATWLLIELDPAEPTRAIGLCDAGLGSPELGYVCLLELAALRGRLRLPVERDLYFIADRPLSAYPAAARTMGRITV
- a CDS encoding PGN_0703 family putative restriction endonuclease, encoding MDHRFSSEDAAPESAFVRPLTRAPLIPEALLRQHACFILTDTRFRAAARLRQSLWRESVLGLPAGLHCTGGSRAVVPALLGSTLRPADAANGLNFISSTVHQFVRRSLVLREEGALVHYDRLHRNLLSSEALTYNLFAPLALDLDLATAVFRQLLPAFVTRVTGIRFETSPGRHDPRYLNDGTAFDAALTVITPEGERATVFIEVKYGEGCTGAAATHRPRYDEASREAALHHDPDSPALRSTLLEQFWRLHLLAQLAVRHGVTPRAHLLVLAPQLNRRVSAATSIYTTQLTDPGGSSPATTGFSALTLESFVSALAQAGGGAEAGYLWHRYLDLRPVLDLVLAEPSTPDRDPPPAGAPVALLPPPSSATPVADAVAAPVATSSRGQARPARRPRRRPTESVTAPSSSTAAVRLARRPKDKAPVGALRTSARSPAPRRPAPEVR